Part of the Gemmatimonadota bacterium genome is shown below.
ACACTGTACGAGTCGACGTCGACGCGAGCCGCCGTCGTCGATCTCGTCGAAGCGATTGCGGACGAACAACCCCTGCTGCTCGTTGTCGAGGATGTACACTGGATCGACTCGGCATCGTGGGCGCTGTTGCGAACGATTGCGACTACCGCGCACGGACCCGTGATGATCGTGTGTACCTCGCGTGTGAAATGGCGGGATACCGCGTGGGGTGAACCCGACACCTTTGCCATCGAGGAGCTCTCCGCCCTCGATGCAACCGCGGCGCGCGCGCACATGTCAAATCGACTCGCGAAACGCGGCCGCAGCACGGACGACAGCTTCATCGATTGGTGCGTCCGGACTTCTGGCGGCAATCCGTACTTCATCGAGGAGCTGGTCAATTTCTGGATCGCGACCGGTGAGCAGTACACGGCCCCACCTTCACTCATCGCGCTCGTCGAGACGAGGGTCGCCAACCTCAGACCCGACGCACTCCGCGTGCTCCAGGCTGTCGCCATACTCGGCAAGAACAGTACGGTGGAATTGCTCCAGGAAGTGCTCCAGTTTCCAACGCACGTGCTGTTCTCTGCGATCGAAGCACTGAGCGAGGCCAGCATGCTCGCAATTGGAGAGGGTGCAACGGAGCGGGCCGCGTCGGTGCTCTGCCGTCACGACATTGTCCTGCGTGCCGCCACCCGCGGGCTGTCCGCCCCTGGACGTGCATTGCTCCACCACGCCGCAGCCAGCGCCCTCGAGGCAGTCGCGACCGCGACGCGCTCGGCTGAATTGTTCTGGGACTGCGCCGACCACTGGCAGAGCGCCGGCCAACCCGATCGTTCGACACTGGCCGCCGTAGCGTGTGCCCGCCATCTCCACGACATGGGGCTGGTCGACGAGGCAGTGAACCGGTGCAGCACTGCACTTCAGACGTGTCACGGTAACACCAATCGAGCAACTCTGCTCCGTGTCATGGCGCAATCTCAGTACGTGGCTCACGACTGGGAATCGTTTTGCGAAACGGTCAACCTGGTGCGGTCACTGGAAGGCACGCCCGGTATGCTCGCACCGATCCATGACGACTTGGAATTGTACCATTTGAATGCTCAGAGAAGTCTGCATCGCGATTGGCAAGCAGTACTCGAGGCATCGGTGCGGTGTGTCCGGTCGCAGACTGCGGACGCGGTTCATCGCGTCAAGGCCGCAATAATCGCGCTCAAGATCGGCACAAATCTCGGAGCAATGGGAGCGATGGATGCTGCTTACACGGAGGCAGCAGATCTGGCTCGGTCGCCCGATGTCAGCGCCATGGACCGCCTGTGTCTTACGATGATTTACAATGCGATTCGCGGGGATCCGCAAATTTGCGCGACGGCTGCCCGTGAACTTCTAGCGCTCGCCGAGCGGACGCTTGCGCCAATGCACCGACTTCCTGCGATGGTCGATTGCGCGAGCGCCTTAAGACGGTTTGGCGCCGTCGGCGAGGCTGAAGCGGCGTACGACGCTGTGTTCACCGCAGCGTCATCTCTTTCTTGCTACGATCAACTTGCGGACGCATGCCACTGGTTAATCGAGATGCATCTCGATTCCGGACGCGTCGATGTCGCTCGTCAGTGGGTGAAACGCTACTATTCTCTCCGCAGACCCGCCGCTGAGCTGCAACGGCAGCGCCACTTACGACTAGCGATCGCTCGGACGTACTTGATGCAGTCCAGATGGCAAGCAGTCGCCGATCTCATCGACCCCCCGGGCGAGGAAGCGCTCTGGTGCGACCGGGTATCGATGCTCCGAAGCAGTGCTCTTGCTGTCAAGATACGCCTCGAGATCGGGCGCAGAACGTCGCGTCGGGCCCTCGGGGACTGGATCGCCATGCTCAGCGAGTTGAATGCTTCGCTACGATCTGGAGGCGCGCAGGACTACGAGACGTTTTCTCTTTACTTGGGATATTGCCAACTGAGAAAGACGGCTAGTGCGGCAGAACTGCTTCGGCACTATGTCGACCATGAACGACGCGATACAACGCCGCTCGCAGTCGAAATCGTCGAGGAATTGGCGCGGTTGGGTATTATGCCTGCGACGCCAGACGCAGTCTCGGGACTTCCTGAGTATGTGGAAGCGACTGATGCGATGAGTATCTGAATAGCTCGTCGAATCGCCCGCTGCTGAGAAGCGCATCACAGATAGCAGGATCAAATTGCCGGCCGCGATGTTTCATCAACTCCGATCGTACGGCCGTCGCGTCCAGTGCCTTTCGATACGGCCTGTCAGATGTCATCGCGTCGATGGTATCGGCGAACATGATGATGCGCGACGCGAGGGGTATGCGATCACCAGCCAATCCATCAGGATATCCGGTCCCATCCCAGTTCTCGTGGTGGTGGCGTACGGCGGGAACAATGTCGCGCAGTTGAGACACCTTTGAGACCAGCTCCTCACTCTTGATCGGGTGCGTCTGCATCACTGCGTTCTCCTCGTCAGTGAGCCGACCAGGCTTCAGAAGAATCGGCGCGAACACCTCGTGGATCTTACCCACATCGTGCAACAGCGCGGCAATACCGACGCGCTTTGCCAACGTTGGGCGGAGTCCGATGATCTGAGCAATGACCTTCGCGTGCTCGGAAACGCGACGTGAGTGACCTGACGTG
Proteins encoded:
- a CDS encoding AAA family ATPase; its protein translation is MEGAFLVVLHALGQCLIRTAITTISPRADMCFALGSYLTRERGNRVPRRQIEKLFWPATRAADASHSLSELIHKLRRKGLHIQRDESACIWLPRDAASIDIDHLSTEEPARLAERDLSILPGYSPRASSAFNDWVDEWRDDLHLRLLNIVVAGMTRASASGDWPVTLSLANKALKLDPEHPSALLARARAAEHLARQNRESRQAAVSGSAAEPAVAQLRESASAAKWPDRRTVAAASDDTTLVGRTESMERLQAQATRTFNGKVSSAYISAPTGVGKSRLIREFSAWMRNRNAVTCTVSCGNHDAKRPLSAFVQAVPRLQTLPGAAGCAPSTLACLNRITHTSGDDASTMACDETLYESTSTRAAVVDLVEAIADEQPLLLVVEDVHWIDSASWALLRTIATTAHGPVMIVCTSRVKWRDTAWGEPDTFAIEELSALDATAARAHMSNRLAKRGRSTDDSFIDWCVRTSGGNPYFIEELVNFWIATGEQYTAPPSLIALVETRVANLRPDALRVLQAVAILGKNSTVELLQEVLQFPTHVLFSAIEALSEASMLAIGEGATERAASVLCRHDIVLRAATRGLSAPGRALLHHAAASALEAVATATRSAELFWDCADHWQSAGQPDRSTLAAVACARHLHDMGLVDEAVNRCSTALQTCHGNTNRATLLRVMAQSQYVAHDWESFCETVNLVRSLEGTPGMLAPIHDDLELYHLNAQRSLHRDWQAVLEASVRCVRSQTADAVHRVKAAIIALKIGTNLGAMGAMDAAYTEAADLARSPDVSAMDRLCLTMIYNAIRGDPQICATAARELLALAERTLAPMHRLPAMVDCASALRRFGAVGEAEAAYDAVFTAASSLSCYDQLADACHWLIEMHLDSGRVDVARQWVKRYYSLRRPAAELQRQRHLRLAIARTYLMQSRWQAVADLIDPPGEEALWCDRVSMLRSSALAVKIRLEIGRRTSRRALGDWIAMLSELNASLRSGGAQDYETFSLYLGYCQLRKTASAAELLRHYVDHERRDTTPLAVEIVEELARLGIMPATPDAVSGLPEYVEATDAMSI